In one Vanacampus margaritifer isolate UIUO_Vmar chromosome 11, RoL_Vmar_1.0, whole genome shotgun sequence genomic region, the following are encoded:
- the gpm6bb gene encoding glycoprotein M6Bb isoform X2 produces MGCFECCIKCLGGVPYASLVATILCFSGVALFCGCGHVALTGTVSILESHFSKVASDHAMLTDVIQLMQYVIYGIASFFFLYGIILLAEGFYTTSAVKELHSEFKTTICGRCISGMFVFLTYILGVAWLGVFGFSAVPVFLFYNMWSTCATMKSSVSNLTDIDSICVDVRQYGIIPWNATPGKACGSTLGDICNTSEFYLSYHLYIVACAGAGATVIALLIYMMATTYNFAVLKFKSREDCCTKF; encoded by the exons GTTGCTTCGAGTGCTGCATCAAATGTTTAGGCGGCGTGCCGTACGCGTCGCTGGTGGCGACCATCCTGTGCTTCTCCGGCGTGGCCCTCTTCTGCGGCTGCGGTCACGTGGCGCTAACGGGAACCGTCAGCATCCTGGAAAGTCACTTCTCCAAGGTCGCCAGTGATCACGCCATGCTCACCGACGT AATACAGCTGATGCAGTACGTCATCTACGGCATCGCCTCCTTCTTCTTCCTGTACGGCATCATCCTGCTGGCGGAGGGCTTCTACACCACCAGCGCCGTCAAGGAGCTGCACAGCGAGTTCAAGACCACCATCTGCGGGCGCTGCATCAGCGGAATG tTTGTGTTCCTCACCTACATTCTGGGCGTGGCCTGGCTGGGCGTGTTCGGCTTCTCCGCCGTGCCCGTCTTCCTCTTCTACAACATGTGGTCCACCTGCGCCACCATGAAGTCGTCCGTGTCCAACCTCACCGACATCGACTCCATCTGCGTGGACGTCCGTCAGTACG GAATCATCCCTTGGAATGCAACACCGGGGAAGGCCTGCGGATCCACGCTAGGTGACATCTGCAACACCAGCGAG ttctACCTGTCATATCACTTGTACATCGTAGCCTGCGCTGGAGCCGGAGCCACTGTCATCGCTCTG CTGATCTACATGATGGCTACCACTTATAACTTTGCCGTTTTGAAGTTTAAGAGTCGAGAAGACTGCTGCACTAAGTTTTAA